A genomic segment from Desulfurispirillum indicum S5 encodes:
- a CDS encoding NAD-dependent epimerase yields the protein MHHLVTGTAGFIGFHTAKKLLERGDSVVGFDSVNDYYDVDIKEARLRILEQTARETGSQYAFVRANLADQEAVKQCFAEHDFGRVIHLAAQAGVRYSLMNPHAYVESNIVATTNILEACRHARTPHLTYASTSSVYGANTRMPFSEHRGVDHPLQFYAATKRANELMAHSYSHLYGLPTTGLRFFTVYGPWGRPDMALFLFTKNILAGEPIQVFNHGNHTRDFTFVDDIVEGVIRASDQIAAPDPDWDSDNPDPATSCAPFRIFNIGNNSPVKLGEYIAAIEDAVGKKAIKEMLPLQAGDVPDTFADVSELEKSVQYRPATPVREGVQRFVQWYREFYRV from the coding sequence ATGCACCACCTGGTAACCGGCACGGCGGGATTTATCGGCTTTCATACGGCAAAAAAACTGCTGGAGCGCGGCGACAGCGTGGTGGGTTTTGACAGTGTCAACGACTACTATGATGTGGATATCAAGGAAGCGCGCCTGCGGATTCTGGAACAGACGGCCCGGGAGACGGGCAGCCAATATGCCTTTGTTCGCGCCAACCTGGCCGATCAGGAAGCGGTGAAGCAGTGCTTTGCGGAGCATGACTTCGGGCGGGTCATCCACCTGGCTGCCCAGGCCGGAGTGCGCTACTCCCTGATGAATCCCCACGCCTATGTGGAGAGCAATATCGTCGCCACCACCAACATTCTGGAAGCCTGTCGCCATGCCCGGACGCCCCACCTGACCTATGCCAGTACCAGCAGCGTCTATGGTGCCAACACCCGCATGCCCTTCAGCGAACACCGGGGCGTGGACCACCCCCTGCAGTTCTATGCGGCCACCAAGCGGGCCAACGAGCTGATGGCCCACAGCTACAGCCACCTCTACGGCCTTCCCACCACCGGCCTGCGCTTCTTTACGGTCTATGGCCCCTGGGGCCGCCCCGACATGGCGCTCTTTCTCTTCACGAAGAATATTCTGGCCGGAGAACCCATCCAGGTTTTCAACCACGGCAACCACACCCGCGACTTCACCTTCGTGGATGACATCGTGGAAGGCGTCATCCGGGCCAGTGATCAGATTGCCGCGCCCGACCCCGACTGGGACAGCGACAACCCCGATCCCGCCACCAGCTGCGCCCCCTTCAGGATATTCAATATCGGCAACAACAGCCCCGTGAAGCTGGGTGAGTACATTGCTGCCATTGAAGATGCCGTGGGGAAAAAGGCCATCAAGGAGATGCTGCCCCTGCAGGCAGGCGACGTGCCCGACACCTTTGCCGATGTGAGCGAACTGGAAAAGAGCGTGCAGTACCGCCCGGCAACACCGGTGCGCGAAGGTGTGCAGCGCTTTGTGCAGTGGTATCGGGAGTTTTACCGGGTGTGA